The following coding sequences lie in one Spinacia oleracea cultivar Varoflay chromosome 1, BTI_SOV_V1, whole genome shotgun sequence genomic window:
- the LOC110800132 gene encoding LOW QUALITY PROTEIN: phytyl ester synthase 2, chloroplastic-like (The sequence of the model RefSeq protein was modified relative to this genomic sequence to represent the inferred CDS: inserted 3 bases in 2 codons; deleted 1 base in 1 codon), with translation MWICFTTTETGQEDGVDLVTIIKATSLYRRGKLHDYVSDYMLPTDAEFNKTSDSFRWLNIATGPVMLSTLENGKIVQGLEGIPSEGPVIFVGYHMLLGLEIYPLVVKFMLERNILQRGLAHPMLFAKXDEMDLSMFDSYRIMGAVPVTASNFYKLLSSGSHILLYPGGMREALHKKGSASQLFWPESSKFVRMAARFGAKIIPFGVVGEDDICEPLLDSDDQMKIPYLKESIERGTSQIQLRTDLKGEVXAYFPGLLPKLPGRFYYLYGKPIDTAGMKQELRDREKAHQVYFQVKSEVQRSEVQSSISFLKEKREKDPYRSLAARTLYQATHGSEADVPTFDL, from the exons ATGTGGATTTGTTTCACAACAACAGAAACTGGGCAA GAAGATGGTGTTGATTTGGTAACCATTATAAAGGCAACAAGTCTTTATCGCCGTGGTAAACTCCACGACTATGTTTCTGACTATATGCTTCCCACAGACGCTGAATTCAACAAAACATCTGATTCATTCAG GTGGCTTAACATTGCTACTGGACCGGTAATGCTCTCTACTTTGGAGAATGGTAAAATAGTGCAAGGTCTTGAAGGAATTCCTAGTGAAGGCCCTGTTATATTTGTTGGCTATCATATGTTACTAGGTTTGGAGATTTATCCCCTAGTAGTTAAGTTTATGTTAGAGAGAAATATCCTCCAGAGAGGGCTTGCACATCCTATGTTATTTGCAA ACGATGAAATGGATCTATCTATGTTTGATTCATATAGGATCATGGGTGCAGTTCCCGTCACAGCCAGTAACTTCTATAAGTTACTTTCTTCAGGTTCACACATTCTATTGTATCCAGGAGGGATGCGTGAAGCTCTTCATA AAAAAGGTTCAGCATCTCAGTTGTTTTGGCCCGAAAGTTCCAAGTTTGTGAGAATGGCTGCTAGATTTGGTGCAAAAATTATACCTTTTGGTGTTGTTGGAGAAGATGACATATGCGAG CCTCTTCTTGACTCTGATGATCAGATGAAGATTCCTTACCTCAAGGAAAGCATAGAGAGAGGGACTAGTCAAATTCAATTAAG GACTGACTTGAAAGGGGAAGT TGCGTATTTTCCAGGACTTTTACCAAAACTTCCTGGTCGTTTCTATTACCTGTATGGTAAACCAATTGACACAGCAG GAATGAAGCAGGAGTTGAGAGACAGAGAGAAAGCTCATCAAGTTTATTTTCAAGTGAAGTCAGAGGTTCAGAGG TCAGAGGTTCAGAGTTCAATTTCATTTTTAAAGGAGAAAAGGGAAAAGGATCCATACCGGAGTCTTGCTGCTCGAACATTATATCAAGCCACGCATGGTTCTGAAGCTGATGTTCCCACGTTTGACCTATAG